cttttaGAGTGTAAGGtgcaatggtttgaatatgtaagcaatctgattcagtgtttggtatttagtttgcatgtatttgtggagtagtatcgtatatctgtggttcgtatgcggggatttaacaatcaatggtttagaaaaaataaggtttacggcaaaagatcaataactggaatcaaggtttagggttcagtgcttcaaagcacttgcaatataggactatcaataaactacaatatatctcgagaaaattCAGAACACTTGCATGGTACTAGTttgctatacttcaccaatttccaatcacaatctcctactcctcgactatttgtttccctttcctacgccttgcctcttctgctcacataacataagtatctatcaatactcaactcatacgattctgtttggtatacacttctatctacccttcgttttacccaaatccgactaacggattgaaagttatgctaaaaacaagtaaacactgaacatatagaccgacagtcaaacaaacaagtcacatatagaacatagcacgtcaaacaatcaatgacattccatttatagagaagtctcgggtcataaaagGACTTTCGGGTATTtagtatgatttttaaaacatttttcggaattaaaacaggtcgttCCATTtatagattcttgtttcataccataacctgtaagcgatccgaaataatgaggggttatctgtatatttgttttaatatataggaatatattgtttaaagtttagtgacacccaaagtttagtgacacccaatcctgacccgGGATGTTACATGTTAGATTGAATGAATATCTGTATGAAACTTAAAAAAAACAAGCCCACTCCCGGTTCCCGCGAAGGATATAAAAAATTGTTCAGGTTTACTACACTACACGATGCCACCAGCCTAGTTTGGACTTCTTTTGGTTTGGCTCCTAACCAAGCACTTACTCAACTCCAGCTGCAGTAGTTGAAAAGGCCAAACTAACCAAATCAGTTCCCAAACTGCAGCTGCAGCTGAAGAAAAGGCAGAAAAATGGGCAACAGAGAGATACTTGTGCCATGCTATCTACTCTGTTTTTCCTGTGTGTGTGAGGGAGAGAGGAAGGAAAGGAAGGATACAGATTTACAAACAAATCATTAGTGTCGCACCTTTTACTTCACAATGATGATTCAACTTGAATTTGCAATTGATAATGGGGATGTACATATTGACTAGATTTTCTTTTTCGGCAACAGTTATTGTACAATTGGAAAACAATAATCTAAGACCACTACTTCAGCTAAAAAACAATAAGGGAAACAAGGGTTAACCCATGATTACTCCACACAAATTCCCCATAATATCATCACAACACGATTGAAGCTATCGCAAGGGTGCAATTCTAAGCTTAGCATGGGTCTGATGACTAACTAATTAATAGTTGACGGTCGGGGTTTTGGAGGTATATATAAAGAATCGCCACAGTCGACTGAATTATGCTTAAGTGGATTCCATCTATCAAATATTATACGTCCTCCTCGGCCCATCCTTCCGCGAAGGTTAAATGAGTTTGATGATGCATCATTTGACACTGAAGAATCAGGTGGAGGAATTATCCCTGCAGCTGCCAACTTTCCTGTCTCTAGAGGTTTTGTAAACAGTAAAACTGGCTCATTTGGATCCTGTATTAATAAAATATATCGTCCATCACAACTTCATTTTAAGGTACTAACAGTGCAGATACCAATTAAGTCAACATcaatattaatatatatgatataGGCAAATCTATCCATTACTTGCTTGTAATGTAACTATCTAAATAAATAGTGAGAAAGGAGGCAACCAAATTTAAGAGCTGTATATCGTAATTACCAATTTATGAAGCCATCCATATGGGACACGCTGTCTGGACTCTCGTCTCACGGCCCCAGCAGAACCCATCAGTGGCTTTGAATTTGTGAAAGAAGTGTGTAGCATAGAAGGGCGACTCTGCGGAAGACTGTTTGAAACATCATCAGAGTCCACAAATTCATCCTCACTTGAAACAAACTTGCTAGAGAAGGTTGAGAAACCAGGCAGAGCCAAGCTATCTTCAAGGAATTCAGGCTCATCCTGAATGCAAGGGAACTCGCCCATTAGTTACATGATATATGGTAGATGTAAATATATCTCTAATCACTCTGTTAACAATCAGCGTCAAGTTTCAGGCACTTCAAGGAATCTAATTTCATGCTTCCAATGATATTCTATTTGCAGCTTGTACTAGAGAGTAACATGTGTCAAATAAAAAGACTTAGCAAGTAAAAGAAGCTACCTTGTACTTCATTTGAATTCTTTGAAGGCTAACTTCACTCTCCATGACTTCTCTTTTTTTCTCTTCCCTCTGCAGGGACAATGTTATGCAAACTATTACCACTATACTTTATGATGCAAGAAATTCAATGTATACATTATTGAGACATTCAAGAATACTTATACAATGAGTGCTGGAGTGATACCTTGATTACTGCCTCAAGTAAGATCTTTGCTTGGTCAAGGTTGCGCCTAACCTGGATATAATAGTAAAATTATACAATTACATCAGGTGTGAGTTTACTACGAGAAATATGCATCTAGAAGGCatattcaaaaaatatatataatcaCAAAATTATCATCAGTACTATAAATTCAAACTTTTATTGAAAGGATGTATGTTATCAAACTAGTGTGCACTGCCAAACTGCTAATAGAGCTCCAATATCTGATTAGTTTTTAAGTTCCAGATCAAGAAATGTCTTTCTTTATTCCGCAAGGAAAAATCCAGGCCATCTTTATCACTCATTGATTTAGTATTTTAAAAAGATTGGGAAGTCAAAGAGAATGTTATATATATTAACCACATGGCATTGATACTTAAGCTGGAACCAATAAACTTACCTGGCGGAGCTTTTCGAAGGATTGTACATTGTTTTCCCTCCTTTGCATCTAAACATGAGAACAAGCATCACAGGCTTATTAGCATAGTTATGTATCCTCCAGTGCCGGAAAAGGAGAACCGCTTTTCTCAAAAAGAGAAAAATATACAGCACTTGATAGTTTCTAAAGGGTTTACTCATATCAAAGGATGCGTTAGCAAATTAAAATTAGAAACTTACCCTTCTAGTATGAAGTCTATGTGCTTTCTCCCTGGGCCTAAAAACGTTATATGGATTGGTATCATTAACTGGTGGAGGAGGCTGTTAAAAAACAAGCATACAAAAGAGATGTTAGCTGATACATATTTTAATACTACTCAATTAATCTAGCGGAAGTCTTTGCCAGAGAAATATTGAGCATTACAAAAATAATTTCTTAATGATTTATTTTTCTGATTAATAGTAACATCTAGTTAAAGGTAGAATGATTTGTGTACACGAGACAGAGGGGTAAATGAAAGAACTCATAATTTATGCCTAATACTCAACTACACAATTGCTTAGTTGAGAATAAATCAACAATCCCTAGCTCTTCACAGCTACTTTGAAGAGAGTATAAACTATGCAACACGTGGAAAAGCATATAACAAAGTGTTTATTCCTTCTCGCAATAATTGTGTTGAACTTACACATCTAAACCAGTGGTCACCTGTTTAGGAAGAACAAGTTCTATTAGGAATTATAATGTTCATCTCATTACCGCGTATAGGAAATAAAAACAACACTGATGTGATATTATCCAATAGATATACTATATTTCTTCAAGCTTCATATTTCAAACTATGACTCGTCCATTCAGGCCTTAAACAATTCATACAAAATATTAATTCAACTTAAGACTGAAGGGAGAACATTTCAACTAAACAAGCAGAAAACGACAACTCTGCTGGAAAATCTTTGCTGGCAGAAATATGTACATTGTCACCCTAATGAGAGACCTGTAACTGTTTCTTGGGTGACCACCGCTCATTGATAACTCACCATATGATAACAATGATAATATAGGACCATTATCCATGTAATGTATAAATTATAATAGAGATATTGAAAAACATCTTTTATATATACAGTAACAGTCACTAAAAGTGGAtagttgaaaagaaaaagaacACAACCAACAGCTTTAAGTTCACTCTCCATATAATTAAATTACTAGATAGAACTGTAATTAATATTCTAATAAAGAAGCATCCATGTAGTCAACTACATCACTAACCTGCAAACGCCGTAAAATTGGTTTCTGCCACCGATCCCGCTGGAAAACAAAGAAAATATGCATAAAAGTTCACCTTGTAGCATAATGTATAGATGAACCGTCATAGATTAGACAAGCTCTTGCAAATGCTAATACAGTATTCATGAGAGCAGAATGAAGATAATGAATGAAACACGATCGATATAAGTACAAGCTTAAGTAGTTCTCCCATCATTTACTACTGGTTCTACTGAATTGACTTATATATAAACAAAGAAATGCACCACCAGGATACATACACAACTGAGTAATTCATATACAACAACTTGTGTCTATAGGAAGCCATGTACACAACTAAAATAGAGATGCCTCAACAGCATGAGTGTGAAGCTCAGGCATAACTACACTTGTCAACAGAAATAGAAGAATTAATGGCACGGGCATATGGCACTGTTACCTTATCTTTCCAGTAATTATAAATTGATCGGAAAACTCCAAAATTAATGGAAAGGGCTTGAAGTGCCTATGACATCATAAAAAAATGTTAGGCCAATTAGATCAAGTATATAAAACCATTTCAAATTTGAGACCGAATATCTACAACCATCATCAAAACAGAGACCATACAAACAATTTTGTAAAATAAGATTTCAAGTAATACAAGGGACTAATAGTGTCTCAACTTGAAATCTTTGAGGAAACTATCTATATTAAACAGGGTAAAGCAATCAGTAAAGATAGAAACATGGATAGCATTCTCAACTTGAATTTGGGACTGGCATCCAAAagatttaaacaaaataataatatACCCCCTTCCCTGATAACAGGGGAGAAGAAAAAATCTGTTGTGACCTAAAACTCTATCGCCAATTTGTTTTAGTCTTTAAAGATAGTCAGTTAGGTATTTTGGTGTTCACAAATACCACAATCTAATAAAAGTTTACCGATGCAGAAAATCAACAAGTCCTTTTATAAAATTACAATGGTCAAGCAAATAAGCAAACTTTACTCAATGGGGACAGCGCAACAGTTCTACTAATTACAATAAAAATTGCAGAGCAGCTAAGAAGTAATTATTACCTCTACAGCAGCATCAAATGTTAGAAGTACAGAAACAGGAGAGCCAAGAGTAGGAGCTATGACTCCTGCTCTTTCCCTAGCCTTGTGATCCAATGCCTCTAATTTGAACAGGATCGTCTCTAATCTGTGTAAATCAACAGATCAGCATTAGTACAACCTATAACATAT
This sequence is a window from Apium graveolens cultivar Ventura chromosome 9, ASM990537v1, whole genome shotgun sequence. Protein-coding genes within it:
- the LOC141684275 gene encoding uncharacterized protein LOC141684275; translation: MSRLSFRPRPLDIHKKLPIVKNFKDFEDDDTPSSTRNHMLRLTAEPDIEVQPQVPTKKHASEIPTPEFVIVGTYERDYSRTFNQPTSYLRARGARAEIGEFVEYDLDNEDEDWLQDYNRDRKTLEAEKLETILFKLEALDHKARERAGVIAPTLGSPVSVLLTFDAAVEALQALSINFGVFRSIYNYWKDKRDRWQKPILRRLQPPPPVNDTNPYNVFRPREKAHRLHTRRMQRRENNVQSFEKLRQVRRNLDQAKILLEAVIKREEKKREVMESEVSLQRIQMKYKDEPEFLEDSLALPGFSTFSSKFVSSEDEFVDSDDVSNSLPQSRPSMLHTSFTNSKPLMGSAGAVRRESRQRVPYGWLHKLDPNEPVLLFTKPLETGKLAAAGIIPPPDSSVSNDASSNSFNLRGRMGRGGRIIFDRWNPLKHNSVDCGDSLYIPPKPRPSTIN